The following are from one region of the Macaca thibetana thibetana isolate TM-01 chromosome 2, ASM2454274v1, whole genome shotgun sequence genome:
- the IQCF6 gene encoding IQ domain-containing protein F6 isoform X2, giving the protein MVRRTLLHAALRAWVIQCWWRSMQAKMLEQRRRLALRLYTCQEWAVVKVQAQVRMWQARRRFLQARQAACIIQSHWRWHASQTRGLIRGHYEVRASRLELDIEILMT; this is encoded by the coding sequence ATGGTGCGCCGGACGTTACTGCATGCAGCACTCAGAGCCTGGGTCATCCAGTGCTGGTGGAGGTCGATGCAGGCCAAGATGTTGGAGCAAAGACGGCGCCTGGCACTAAGACTCTATACCTGCCAGGAGTGGGCAGTGGTGAAGGTGCAGGCACAGGTTCGAATGTGGCAGGCCCGCAGGCGGTTCCTCCAGGCACGCCAAGCAGCCTGCATCATCCAGTCTCACTGGCGCTGGCATGCCAGCCAAACCCGAGGCCTGATCCGGGGCCACTATGAGGTCAGAGCCAGCCGGCTGGAGCTTGACATCGAAATCCTCATGACCTAG
- the IQCF6 gene encoding IQ domain-containing protein F6 isoform X1, with protein sequence MDTQNLEKTAIKIQSWWRGNMVRRTLLHAALRAWVIQCWWRSMQAKMLEQRRRLALRLYTCQEWAVVKVQAQVRMWQARRRFLQARQAACIIQSHWRWHASQTRGLIRGHYEVRASRLELDIEILMT encoded by the exons ATGGACACGCAAAAT TTAGAGAAGACAGCCATAAAGATTCAGTCATGGTGGCGTGGCAACATGGTGCGCCGGACGTTACTGCATGCAGCACTCAGAGCCTGGGTCATCCAGTGCTGGTGGAGGTCGATGCAGGCCAAGATGTTGGAGCAAAGACGGCGCCTGGCACTAAGACTCTATACCTGCCAGGAGTGGGCAGTGGTGAAGGTGCAGGCACAGGTTCGAATGTGGCAGGCCCGCAGGCGGTTCCTCCAGGCACGCCAAGCAGCCTGCATCATCCAGTCTCACTGGCGCTGGCATGCCAGCCAAACCCGAGGCCTGATCCGGGGCCACTATGAGGTCAGAGCCAGCCGGCTGGAGCTTGACATCGAAATCCTCATGACCTAG